In a single window of the Desulfuromonas sp. TF genome:
- a CDS encoding aldehyde ferredoxin oxidoreductase N-terminal domain-containing protein — protein MRYAETGFDLEIDLSRGNIEKVATDPEMTELYLGGQGTAAKILWDRVPPEVDPFSPDNLLIFSTGLLHSTPVPGANRTSVDTFSPQTGLYSHSLFGGFFGPELKYAGYDKIIFRGKAPDLVYLWIKNDKVEIRDAGHLRGKGAQETATLLKEELNEPDAQVASIGLAGENRVYMASIEHANSSASRGVGVIMGDKRIKAIVVRGTRDVHVARPAELSEISIPMYREMHDNKDCGDTMAHGEGDAFHVDNFAWGNARARRRNFFTKEMEEEWMALEEKLRVRWTACHNCPKDCHQAIVYPGRPPYFQKCYSKLTYAMAAFGDLDFDYDIIGVTQEHGLDAYSTPQVMAFAIELYEAGILTDKDLPDFPADNESRFFYLVEKIVRREGIGDVLANGVYWAARQIGNGAEEYDHNTIKKFEQVPIKLGHVNYPYFLMYATGEKINITQIEGSFPQAPIADRKEREEFVKQWDAAPERFKKWFMEWEPRQNPSIEAAVHICDWNETMHYIDDAIGTCAFLSSFRGQFGGRPPYHIYNLPGFISHASGIDLDSDRLWETAKRNRNLVRALNIRRGLRRADEKPPEDHWKNREPETEKKLLDEYYKFKGWNNDGIPTRETLDGLGLDFVSEDFIQRGILTEDEAAPFERTAI, from the coding sequence ATGCGGTACGCGGAGACAGGCTTTGACTTGGAGATCGATCTTTCCCGGGGAAACATCGAAAAGGTCGCTACCGACCCGGAAATGACCGAACTTTACCTTGGGGGACAGGGGACCGCCGCGAAGATCCTCTGGGACAGGGTTCCGCCCGAGGTCGACCCTTTTTCTCCCGACAACCTGCTCATATTCAGCACCGGCCTCCTGCATTCCACTCCCGTTCCCGGCGCCAACCGCACGTCGGTCGATACCTTCTCTCCCCAGACGGGTCTCTACTCGCACTCCCTGTTCGGGGGATTTTTCGGTCCGGAACTGAAGTATGCCGGTTACGACAAAATAATCTTCCGCGGCAAGGCCCCCGACCTGGTCTATCTGTGGATCAAGAACGACAAGGTGGAGATTCGTGATGCCGGCCACCTGCGGGGAAAAGGTGCTCAGGAAACGGCGACTCTCCTTAAGGAGGAATTGAATGAGCCTGACGCCCAGGTAGCCTCCATCGGCCTGGCGGGTGAAAACAGGGTTTATATGGCGAGCATCGAACACGCCAACTCCAGCGCCTCGCGAGGGGTCGGCGTGATCATGGGGGATAAAAGAATAAAGGCGATCGTCGTTCGGGGGACCAGGGACGTCCATGTTGCCAGGCCGGCTGAGCTTTCCGAGATCAGCATACCCATGTATCGGGAGATGCATGACAACAAGGATTGCGGGGACACCATGGCTCACGGGGAAGGCGACGCCTTTCACGTCGACAATTTTGCCTGGGGGAATGCTCGGGCTCGGAGAAGGAATTTCTTTACCAAAGAGATGGAAGAAGAGTGGATGGCGCTTGAAGAGAAGTTGCGGGTTCGCTGGACGGCCTGCCACAACTGTCCGAAGGATTGCCATCAGGCGATCGTCTATCCTGGGCGGCCTCCGTATTTCCAGAAATGCTACAGCAAGCTGACATATGCGATGGCAGCCTTTGGAGACCTCGATTTCGACTATGACATCATCGGCGTGACCCAGGAGCATGGACTCGACGCCTACTCGACGCCGCAGGTCATGGCCTTCGCCATCGAACTTTACGAGGCCGGTATTCTAACGGACAAGGACCTGCCGGACTTCCCTGCCGACAACGAGTCCAGATTTTTCTACCTCGTCGAAAAGATCGTCCGGCGGGAAGGGATCGGCGATGTTCTGGCCAACGGCGTTTATTGGGCGGCCCGGCAGATCGGAAACGGTGCGGAAGAATACGATCATAACACCATCAAGAAGTTCGAACAGGTGCCCATCAAGCTGGGGCATGTTAATTATCCTTATTTTCTGATGTATGCCACCGGCGAGAAGATCAATATCACCCAGATTGAAGGATCCTTCCCACAGGCGCCCATTGCCGACAGGAAAGAGAGGGAGGAGTTCGTAAAGCAGTGGGACGCGGCTCCCGAGAGGTTCAAAAAATGGTTCATGGAATGGGAGCCCCGTCAAAATCCATCGATCGAAGCCGCTGTTCACATCTGCGACTGGAATGAGACCATGCATTACATCGACGATGCCATCGGCACCTGCGCCTTTCTGTCGTCGTTCAGGGGGCAGTTCGGCGGAAGGCCGCCCTATCACATTTATAATCTGCCCGGCTTCATCTCACATGCGTCGGGGATCGACCTTGATTCGGACAGGCTCTGGGAGACAGCGAAGAGAAATCGGAATCTTGTCAGGGCCCTCAATATCAGAAGGGGACTAAGGAGAGCCGATGAGAAGCCCCCCGAGGACCACTGGAAAAATCGTGAACCCGAAACGGAAAAGAAGCTGCTGGACGAATATTACAAGTTCAAGGGATGGAATAACGACGGCATTCCGACCAGGGAGACCCTGGACGGGCTGGGCCTGGATTTCGTGAGCGAGGACTTCATCCAGCGGGGAATTCTGACGGAGGATGAGGCTGCTCCTTTTGAAAGGACTGCGATCTAG
- a CDS encoding 4Fe-4S binding protein: MKGVVSVRDGLKKRTGKRINVDLDKCIGCRACEMACSGFHAVPRFSSTNPARSRIRVVVDDRKDVYVPIRAGEYTPAECTGRNTYTVDGKGYRDCSFCRASCPSRDLFKEPDSGLPLTCDMCESDPPLPEPMCVQVCRVDALTYTEWEEEVPEEVKRSEIEIGLESLMDNHGLDKVMERIAQISRTVKR; the protein is encoded by the coding sequence GTGAAAGGGGTGGTAAGCGTGAGGGATGGGTTAAAAAAGAGAACCGGCAAAAGAATCAACGTCGACCTCGACAAATGCATCGGCTGCCGCGCATGTGAGATGGCATGCTCCGGATTTCACGCCGTTCCGCGATTCAGCAGCACCAATCCGGCGCGGTCCCGGATCCGGGTCGTCGTCGATGACCGGAAAGATGTGTATGTTCCGATCCGGGCCGGCGAGTATACTCCGGCTGAATGCACCGGCAGAAACACCTATACGGTCGACGGAAAGGGATACAGAGATTGCAGCTTCTGCAGGGCTTCCTGTCCGTCCCGGGATCTATTCAAGGAGCCCGATTCGGGGCTCCCGCTGACCTGCGACATGTGCGAATCCGATCCGCCGCTGCCGGAACCCATGTGTGTTCAGGTCTGCCGGGTCGATGCTTTGACCTACACGGAATGGGAAGAGGAAGTCCCCGAGGAAGTAAAGAGGAGCGAGATCGAGATAGGGCTGGAATCGTTGATGGACAACCATGGGTTGGACAAGGTCATGGAAAGGATTGCGCAGATTTCCAGAACCGTGAAACGCTGA